In Candidatus Microthrix subdominans, the DNA window CTCGACGGCAAACCCGTCGGGCCCCTCGACCAGGCGCTCGCCGAGGACGTCGTAGCGGGCCAGACGGACCTCGGCACTGCCCGGCAGCGGCCGCCCCTTGGCACCGACCTTGCGGCCGTTGAGGTTGACCAACACCGCAGAGCCCTCGGTGGAGGCGTAGAACTCCAGCACGGTGGCCGGAGCGAAGCGATCCATGACCTGCTTCCACAGCCCGGCGGGCATGCCGGAGCCGATGAACATCCGCACGGGATGGTGTCGCTCGGCGGGATCGGGCGGCGCCTCGACCAGGTCGCGAACCAACGTCCAGGTGTAGGACACGATGGTCACGCCGTAGCGCCGAACCTCGTCCCAGAACGTGGCCGGATCGAAGTGGGTGGCCAGCGCCAGCCGGGAGCCACCGGCCACCGCCCCGCCGATGCTGGTCAGCAGGCCGCTGGGGTGGTGGATCGGCGTGACGCTGTACACCGTGTCCCGAGACGACAGCGCGGCGGCCGAGGCGGTGCCGAACGCCGACAGCGCCCAGCGCCGGTTGGTGATGTGGTTGATTCGGATCTTGTCGCCCCCGCCGGTGAACAGGATGAACGCCAGATCCTCGGCCCGTCCCGGGTTGGCCAGGTACCAGGCCGGGATTCGCACTGCGTCGGGGTCGATCCGCTCCATGTCGGTGACCGTCGGGCCGAGGTCTCGTTCGTCACCGCCGCCCCCCAACACGAAGACGGGCACCGAGGTGGCGGCCGCGGCCAGTGCCCCGTTCTCGGGGTCGGCGACGATGCGGTCCACCTCGCCGAGGCGCACCTCGCGGGCGATGTCGGGGCCGGGGCGCAACATGACGGCGATGGCCCCCAGTCGACTGAGGGCCGCCACCGCGGCGAGGCCGGACGGACGGGTGCCCATGAGTACCCCCACGTGTTCACCTTGGCGCACCCCAACCGAGATCAGCCCCCGCACCACGTTGTCGATGCGGACCTTGGCGTCGCCGTAGGTGTGGCTGCGGCCCTCGAACAGGAAGAAGGGGTCGTCGCCGTGGCGGGAGGCCTGCTCATCGAGCAGCGTGCCCATCGAAATGCGGGTGTTGTGGTCGACCTGCTCCAGGCGAGCCAGCCTGGGGAGCTGGCCGATCGCCTGGCTCCCCAGGCTCTGCACGGTCTTACCGGTGTCGACGACGGTGCCGACCGCCGTGCGGGCCATGTTCAGGCCCACGGTTGTCGCCAGGTTCAGGTTGAACGCGGCCCGTTCGGAGGAGGGCACCGCATCTGTTTGTGACTGGACGCCGTCGCCGGCCGGAGCGACGTTGCCCGGCTGCTCCCCGTGGCCGTCCCGCCAGAGAGCCCACGCCGCCACCGTCGGCCAAGTGACGGTGGCGGCCTTGCTGCCCACCACCAGTCCGAAGTGACCGGCCCGCATCGACGTCTCGTAGATCTCGGCCCGAGGAGCGGCCTTGTGCACCGCCCGCACGGCGGCGGTCGGGGCGATCTCGTCAACCTCGCCGATGAAGGTCAGCACCGGCACCGAGATGTCCGCCAGGGTGACCGTGCGGTCCTCGATCACGAAGCCGCCCTGCAACATCCGGTTGTGCTCCACGAACTGACGCATGAAGTCGGCCAGCGCCGGGGCGGGCCAGGCCACCCAACCGTCGCCCATGAGAAAGCGCCGTTGCCGCTCCCGGGGCAGGAGCGCCTCCCGGTCGTGCAGCTGGGTGACAAAGTCGATCCGGGACCGTAACGACTTGAGTGGGTCCATCAGCTTGAAGCCGAGGCTGGACGCCCAGGATGGCAAACCCCAGAACTGCAGGTTGTCGGCCAACAGGCCGAGCACGCGTCCGGCCACCTCCTCGGGGATACCGAAGGGAATCATGCCGCTCGTATCGGCGGGGCTGCCGAAGGTCACCACCGAGGTCAGCCCGGCGCTGCGGCGATAGGCCGCAGCCTGGTAGCAGAACATGCCGCCCTGGCTGTAGCCGCCGAGGTGCACATCCCGACCCGTGACCTCCCGCACCCGGTCCACGGCATCGCTGACCGCCAGGACGTGGTCGGTGAGGGTTCGCTCCAGCCCGCCCTCCTCCTTTTCGGGTGCGCCGAAGTCGACCACCCACGGGTCGACACCGGCCGCAGCAAGGTGGGCCACGGCGCTGATCCCGGGAGCGACGTCGTAGACGTCGGCCGACAACATCAGGGGCGGCACCAGGACCACCGGCGGCCGGGCCAAGCGCCGGGCCTTGGTGTTGGGCGCCAGAGCGGGGAAGTAGCGACGGAGCCGGTAGTTACGCTGCTCGCAGGTCACTTCGAAGGGCGAGGGCTCCTCATCGGTCTCCAGACCGCCGAACCGGGCCACCTCCATCACGTTCTGGGCCGCCGCTCCGAGCCGGTTGGCAGTCTCGATGAGAAACGTGGGCGACAGCTCCATCGCCATATTCTGGTTCAGGCGCGCTGACGGGCCAGGAACAACAGATCCTCCATGCCGGCCTCGATGCCATCGCTCAGCACCTCGAGGTCCTCGCAGCTGTCGAAATCGCCGGTGATGCCGAAGTACACCGTGCCGTCGTAGCTGAACATGGCGACGCCGACGCGTACCTGCCCGGCGAGCGGGACATACGGGTACACCGCCACCATCCTGCGGCCCACCGAGTACAGCGGCAGCTGGGGCCCGGGCACGTTGGTCGTCACCGTGTTGACGTTGCGTTGGGCGCCCCGGGCGACCACCCGTTCGCTGAGGGCGAGCACCATCGGCGGGGTGAAACCGGCCATCGAGGTGAGTGCCTCGCCGGCCACCGCCTGCTTGGAGTCCTTCAGGTCCGACATCTGGGCCGACATCGCTGACAGTGTCTCCCCGGGGTCCTCCAGCATCACCGGGAGCTCGGCGAACATCGCGGACACCTTGTTCTCCATCGTGCCGTCGCCGGTCGCCATTTCGCCATCGTCCCGTGGTCGGATCGACACCGGTACGAGGGTGCGCACCACCCGGTCGGTCGACTCGCCTCGCGACCGCAGCAGCGCGCGAAAGCCGCGGGTGACCGTGGCGAGCACCACGTCGTTGAACGATCCCCCCAGCGCTCCCCGAACCTTCTTGATGTCGTCGACCGACACCGAGGTCCACACGTAGCGGCGGTGTGGGCCGATCGGCCCGTTCAGGCTGCTCTCCGGTGTCGCCGAGAGGACGCCGGTCAGCGAGCTGAGCCCGGCCCCGATCTCTTTCAGATGGTCGAGTGCCTGTCGGGGTACCCGGGTGGCAGCTCGTAAGGCCCGCACCTGCTCATAGGGGCTGCGCACCAGGTCGGCGACGGCCTCGGTCGCCAGCTCCACGTTGCCCGGTGCCGGGCGGGGCGACCAGGCCGACGGTATGGGCTCGACCACGTCAGGCGAGACGTCCAACATCGTGGCCAGCAGTTCGGCGCCGGACACGCCATCGACCATGGCGTGGTGCACCTTGGAGACCAGCGCCCACCGGTCGTCATCGAGGCCCTCGACGATCCAGATCTCCCACAGCGGACGGGCCCGGTCGAGCTGCTGGGACATCAGCCGGGCGACGAGCAGGCGCAGCTGTTCGTCGCCACCGGGAGACGGCAGCGCGGTGTGGCGCACGTGATAGTCCACGTTGAAGTGTGCATCGTCCACCCACACCGGACGGCCCAGGTCGAAGGGCACGAATCGGGCGATCTGGCGATACCTGGGGATGTCGTCCAGCTTTGATTCGAGCAGCGCCCGTACCTGCTCGAACGGGGGTGGAGGCCCCTCGAAGATCGAGGTGCTTCCGATGTGCATGTGGGCAAACTCGTTCTCCAGGTGCAGAAACGAGGCATCCAGCGGGCTCAGGCGTTCGGTCGTCGTCATCGTTTCCCCCAAAGGTGGCGGCCCCCTCAGGCCAATCGCCTCAGCATAGGGTGAGAAGCCGCAGCGGAGTCACGGAAGATCGTCGACCGGGTCGGCGCCGCTGCGATGCAGGATCCATGCGGCGGCGACACCGCTGATGGCACCGAACAGGTGCCCGCTGAAGGACACGCCATGGCGGGGGATCAGCCCCCACAGGAGCGAGCCGTAGAACAGGCCGATCACCAGGGCGCCCAGAATCCACGACAACTTCTGGGCGATGAACCCCCGGGTGAGCAGGTAGGTGAGGTAGCCGAACACCAGGCCGCTGGCGCCGATCTGCACCGAGTTGGACGTGCCGAAGAGCCACATGCCCAGCCCGCTGCCCGCCATGACGATGGCGGTGACCAGGATGAACTGACGCAGTCCTGCGTAGGCGACGACAGCGCCGAGCACGAGAAAGGGCAGCGTGTTGGCGATGAGATGGCCGAAGCCGGCGTGGAGGAACGGGGCGAAGACGATGCCGGGAAGGCCGGCCAGCTCGCGCGGGTGCACCCCGAAGCGGTCGAGGCGGCCACGAAGGGGGATGTCGATGACCTCGACGACCCACATGATGGCGAGCATGACGACGACGGGTGCGACGGGACGCAGCCAGGTGGGCACCTCAGCGAGCGGCCCACCTTCGGCAGCGGACCCTGCAGGGGTGATCGAGGAGGGGTCGGTCGCCATCGGGCCCAGTGTGGCAGGCCGGTACCCGCCGAAGGGCCCGCCCGCCACTCGACGGCCTATCGTGTCGCCGATGGGACGGGTTACTGAAAGCGAACTTCCGGGCGTCGGTGCGCGGTTCGACCTCACCACCGACAACGGCGATCAACTGGGGGTGGTGGTCCACCGCAGCGGCCGTCGGGACTTCGCCATCTACGACAAGGACGACCCCGATGCCTGCCGGGCGCAGGTACACCTCGAGGAACACGAGGCCCGAGACCTCGCCGAACTGCTCGGCGGTAGTCGCCTGTCCGAGGAGGCGGCCCGGTTGCGTACCCAGGTGGCCGGCATCACGCTCGACTGGCTCACGGTCGAGCCGGGCGCCCCCTGGGCCGGGATCACCGTGGGAGCGGCCGATGTGCGCTCGGTGACCGGCGTGTCGATCGTGGCGATCATCCGAAACGGTGAGCCGTCGCCGTCGCCCGGCCCGGAGGATCACTTCGAGGTGGGTGACACCGTCTTCGCCATCGGCATGCCCGACGGCCTCGAGGTGCTCGCAGCACGCCTGAGCAGCTGATGTTTCAGTGAACCAGATCCTTCTTGCGTCGGCAGGAGCCGACGTCGCCCGAGCGTTCATCGAGCTGGGTGTCCTCCTCATCGGCCTGGGGCTCCTCGCACGGCTGTCGTATCGCATCGGCATCAGCCCGATCCCCGCCTACCTGGCCGCCGGGTTGATCTTCGGGACGGGCGGGCTGATCGAGCTGAACTTCGCCGAGGACTTCATCGACCTGGCGTCGGAGATCGGCGTGCTGTTGTTGCTGTTCGTCCTCGGGCTGGAATACACCGGCGCCGAGCTGACCGACGGGCTGAAGAACGGCTGGCGGGCAGGCTTCGTTGACGTCGCCCTCAACTTCACCCCCGGCTTCGCAGCCGGCATGTTGCTCGGCTGGGGGCCCGTCGGCGGTCTGATGCTGGCCGGCATCACCTACATCTCGTCATCGGGGGTGGTGTCCAAGCTGCTGTCGGACCTGGATCGCATGGCCAACCGGGAGACCCCGGCGGTGCTGGCCGTGCTCGTGTTCGAGGACCTGGTGGTCGCCGCCTACCTGCCGGTGCTGGGCGTGTTGTTGGTGGGCGGGTCGCTGCTGTCCGGTGCGGTCTCGGTTGGGGTGGCGCTGTCGGTCACGACGCTGGCCCTGGTGATGGCGATCCGCTTCGGCGGTCCGATCAGCAAGGTGATGGCGTCGCGATCGGACGAGGCGCTGCTGTTGAGCGTGATGGGGGTCATCCTGGTCGTCGGCGGCCTGGTCGAGCAGGTGCAGGTGTCCTCGGCGATCGGCGCGTTTCTGGTGGGCATCGCCCTGTCGGGCGAGGTGCGGGCCCGGGCCGAGCGAATGCTCGTGCCGCTGCGTGACCTGTTCGCCGCCCTGTTCTTCGTGCTGTTCAGCCTGCGCATCGATCCGAGCGACCTGCCGCCGGTGCTGGTGACCGCAGCGGTCCTCGCCGTCGTCACGACGATCACCAAGATCTCGACCGGTCGCTTCGCCGCCGGTCAGCTTGGCGTGGGCCCCAAGGGGCGCGATCGGGCGGGGATGGAGCTGGTCGCCCGGGGTGAGTTCTCGATCGTGATCGCCGGCCTGGCCGCCGGCACCGCCGTCGATCCGGCGCTGCCCCCGACCGCCGCCGCCTACGTGCTGATCCTGGCCGTGCTCGGCCCACTGCTGGCCAAGTTCAACCCGCCGATCCCCAGCCTGGCCAGCATGAAGGAACTGTTGAACCAACGTCGCGACCGCGAGGGCGCCGTCACACCTTGACCGGCCGGTCAACCGCCGGTGAGCATGTGGCGATGAGTGGACCTCTGAACGGAATCAAGATCGTCGAGATCGCCGGTATCGGCCCGGCGCCCTTTGCGGCCATGATGCTGGCCGACATGGGCGCCGACATCGTGCGCATCGATCGGGCCGGCAACGTCTCGGGCGGCAGCCCCGAGCTGCCGCCGGGCGATCTGCTGACACGCGGTCGCCGCTCGGTCGGGGTCGACCTGAAGTCACCGGAGGGGGTCGAGGTGGTGCTTCAGCTGATCGAGACTGCGGACGCTTTCCTCGAGGGGTTCCGCCCAGGTGTCGCCGAGCGGTTGGGCATCGGCCCGGACGAGGCGCTGGCCCGCAACCCCAAGCTGGTCTACGGACGCATGACCGGCTGGGGCCAGGACGGGCCTTACGCCCCGATGGCCGGTCACGACATCAACTACATCGCCCTCGCCGGCGCCCTGGCGCACCTGGGTCGGGCGGGGGAGGCCCCAACCCCGCCGATCAACCTGGTCGGCGACTTCGGCGGTGGCGGCATGCTGATGGCGCTCGGGCTGTGCGCGGCGCTGCTCGAGACGGGCCGCTCGGGTGAGGGCCAGGTGGTGGACGCGGCCATGGTCGACGGCACCGCCAGCTTGATGACGATGATCTGGTCGTTCCAGGCGATGGGCATCTGGACCGACGAGCGGGGCACCAACATGTTGGACACCGCCGCCCACTTCTACGACACCTACCGCACCGCGGATGACAAGTGGGTGTCGATCGGGTCGATCGAGCCGCAGTTCTACGCCGAGCTGTTGCGCCTCACCGGCCTGGAGGGCGAGGACCTGCCCCACCAGATGGACCAGACCGCCTGGGCCGAGCTGAAGGACAAGCTGCGGGGCGTGTTCGCCGCCAAGACCCGGGCCGAGTGGATGGAGATCATGGAGGGCACCGACGTGTGCTTCGCCCCCGTGCTGACGATGTCCGAGGCCGCCGAGCATCCCCACAACGTTGCCCGGGGCACGTTCACCGAGGTGGCCGGCGTCACCCAGCCGGCGCCGTCTCCGCGTTTCAGCCGGACGCCGGGCAAGATCCGGCGCCCGCCGCCCCACGCGGGCCAGCACACCGACGAGGTGCTCGCCGAATGGTTGGGCGCCGACACCGCCAAGGTAGCCGAGCTGCGAGCGGGCGGCGCCGTCGCCTGAGCCCGAAGTGGTTTGGGGCTGGCTCAAATGTGTCTCCGGGCCACTGGGGCGGCTCCAAGACACATTTGAGTCGAACCGATCCGGTGAGCAGAACGTTAAACCGGGCGCAGGGCGGTAACCTGCGCCGCCGTGTCGACCCTCGTGTGTTTTCATGCCCATCCTGACGACGAAGCGATCGCCACCGGGGGCACGATGGCCCTGGCGTCGGCCGCCGGTCACCGGGTGGTGCTCATCGTCGCAACCGACGGGGAGCTGGGCTTCACCGTGCCCGGCGCCGCCGAGACGCCCGAGGAACTGGGTGCCCACCGCCGAGCCGAGACACAGGCGGCAGCGGCCATCCTCGGCGTCCACCGGGTGGAGTTCCTCGGCTACCACGACAGCGGGATGGCCGGGGAGGACACCAACGACCACCCGGCCTGCTTCGCTCAGGCCGACGTCGATGAGGCCGCCGAGTGGGTGGCGGCGATCCTGGCTGAGGAGCGGGCCGACGTGTTCACCATCTACGACGATCACGGCGGCTACGGCCATCCCGACCACATCGCCGTGCACAACGTCGGCACCCGTGCCGCCGAGCTGGCCGAGGTGCCCAGCGTGGTGTGGGCCACGATGAACCGGGACAAGATCCGCGAGCAGATGGCGGGTGCCGCAGAGATCGTTGCCCAGCTTGAGAAGCCGATGGACGGCGACCCTCCCAAGATGGACGAGGACATGGGCAGCCCCGAGTCGCTCATCACCCATGGGATCGACGTCTCATCTGTGATTGACGCCAAGCGGCGGGCGATGGTGGCCCACAGCAGTCAGATCGCCGCGGATTCCTGGTTTCTCAAGATGCCCGAGGAGATCTTCGTCATGGCCTTCGGCCATGAGTGGTTCGTCGACCCGGCCGACCCCCGCTCGGCGGGGTCGCCGATGATCGATCACCTGCTGTGAGCGTGTCGTCGATCCACGCCAACTTTGCGTGGGTGGTGATCTTCGCCAACGCCATCGCCGGGGTGTGGTCGCTGGGTGCACACCAATGGGCCGCCCTGCGGGTGCGGGCTCTGTGGTGGTTCATCATCGCCGCCGAGGTGACGATCTTCATTCAGGTGGCGCTCGGGGTCGCCAACCTGGCCGGCGGCCGGGCGCCTGGCAACGACTTCCACATCTTCTACGGGTTCGTCGCCCTCATCACCGTCGGGATCCTCTACGGCTACCGCAACCAGCTGCGGGCCTACGCCTACCTGCTCTACGGGTGGGGCAGCCTGTTCTTGATGGGGCTGGCGATCCGGGCACTGCTGCTGGCATAAGCGGCGGCAGGGGGGATGAGCGCCTGGCATGCTGTGCCGATGGTCCGCCGCCCCCGCTCCCGTACCGGTGTCACCGAACTCGACCAGGCGATCGAAGCGCTGGTCGAACAGGCGGGCCTGGACGACAACCAGGATCTGTACCTGGAAATGCTCACCTCGGTCCTTCGCATGGGTCGGGAGCGCACCGATCGGGGCGACGTCAAGATCATCAACTCGGCGCTCAAGGAACTGCGCAACGCATTCACGGTGTTTGCCCCCTATGCCGACGTGCCCAAGTGTGCGGTGTTCGGCTCCGCCCGCACCGCCGAGGACACCGAGGCCTACCGGATGGCGCGTGAGGTGGGTCGTCACCTGGCCGATGCGGGGTGGATGGTGATGACCGGTGGAGGACCGGGCATCATGACCGCCGTCGTCGAGGGAGCGGGTCCGGAAGCCAGCTTTGGGGTGTCGATCGTGTTGCCCTTCGAGCCGGGCGGCTCCCAGCACGCAGCGCTGTTCGACGGCAAGAACATCAACTTTCGCTACTTCTTCAGTCGCAAGCTCACCTTGACCAAGGAGTCATCGGGTTACGTCGTTTTCCCTGGCGGGTTCGGCACCTTGGACGAGACGATGGAGCTGCTGACGCTGATGCAGACCGGCAAGGCGCCGCCCTCGCCGGTGGTGCTCTTCGAGCCGCCGGGGGATGCCTACTGGCGCAGCTGGCGCCACTACGTGGAGGTGGAGCTGCTCGATGCCGGGCTGATTTCACCGGTCGACCTCGACATGGTGTACATCACCTCCGACCCGGGCGATGCGGTCGCCTACGTGCGCAACTTTTACCGGGTGTTCCACTCGATCCGTCATGTGGGCAACCGGCTCTACATCCGACTCAACATCGACATCTCCGACGAGGCGATTGCCACCCTCAACGGCGAGTTCGGCGACCTGTTGACCAGCGGCAGCATCGAACGCGCCGAAGCCGCAGCGGTGGAGGTGGCAGACGGTGACGTCCCCGACCTGCCACGACTGCGGCTTCGGTTCAACAATGCTGCTCACGGTCGGTTGCACCTGATGGTGCAGCGACTGGGTGAGCTGGTCTGATCGACTGCTCGGTCGGCGAACCGATCAAGCGATCAGTTGGAAGCGGCGCCGGCGGGCTCATCGCTCGTCGACGAGGACTCGGCGTCGATGCTGGTCGCGCCGACACCGATCGGCACCTTCACGGCCAGGGCCTTTTCCGAGACCGGAATGCGCAGTTCGAGCACGCCGTTATCGAAGTGGGCGCTGACGTTCTGGCCATCCAAGGTGTCCGACAGCGTGACCTGACGGCGGACCGTGCCGAAGCGACGCTCCGCCACCAGGCGTTGGGCTCCCTCGGGCAGCTCGGCCTGCGTGCGGCTGGCGGTCAGCGTGAGCACGTGGTTCTCGACGGTGACATCGACGTCGTCGGCCCGGAAACCGGGCAGGTCGTAGGTGAGCACCACCTCGTCGGCGGTGCGAACGGCGTCGAAGGGTGCGGGGATCGAGCGGCTTCGGGGGTCGACCTCGAACAGTCGCTCGACGTCTCGGAATGGATCCCATGTGGTGAGCATGATGTGCGCCTCCTCAAGTGTTGGGCGGTATCGGTGAACTGACGATTGTCAGTATGGCACCAAAGTTGAGTGTTTGGGCATCAGGTTTGATGGTTCTGTGGATTTGTGACGGATGATACAAATGCACAGGAACCGCAGTTGCAGCCGGGACCTCGGTGGTCGTTTCGAGCTACTGCCGATCGACGATCAGGTCGGCGACCAACTCGTCATCCTCCATCTCGTAGGCGCCGTCGAGGACGCGGTTGAGCTGATAGCGATCGGCGAGGGTTGGGTCGAGGTCCATTCGGTACGTCGCCGCGGCGTGGACGACCTGATCGAAGAACGGGCGACCGGACCTGAGCGTGGACGTGGTGACATCGTCCCGACTCAACGTCATGGTGGCAAAAACCTCGACCCCGAGGGCACCGAGGATCTCGAGGCCCTGCACGTTGACGCGCCGCTCCTTGAGCGCTCCGACCTTCGTGGTCTCCTGGCTGATCGAAATTGAATCGACGTCCTCGTAGCCCATCGAGAAGTACAGGTGACCATCACCGCCGTCGTCGATCCTGTCGCTCAGCGGGCTCTCCCCGTTCATCTGGCCGAGCAGGCGACGGTCGGTGACGACCAGGATGCCATCACCCGAGATGAACGGAATGAGCTGAACGTCCTGAGACTCCTCCGCCGGAAGGAGCCGCATCAACTGGCCGCTGCTTTGCGAGGCGGCCGACAGAATCCCCCCGCTGAAGCAGTAGCGGCCGATCTCTGTCTCGTCGGTCGCGGGAAGCACCTGCCCAGACGGATGGAGACGAGCATTGATCTGCGGGATCGAACCCTCGGGCGCCATTTCGGCAAGGTGCATGCGCGGGTTGGCCTCGCCCAGGTGTTCGATCAGTGTGTTGAGAGATGCCATCGGTCCCCTTCTTGTCACCGGGCGCCCCGAGACGGGCTCGTCCGGTTTGAGCGAACGGAATCCAACCTAGTTGGGAGGGGGGCCTGAAGAAATGGCCTCAAGGTGCTCTGACGCGAAACGACCCGGGCGCAGGGGGCCCGGTTCGTTTCGAACTCGTGGGTGGCGCCGTAGCGCCACTCGCTCTCAGGTGAGCGAGCTCACTGCGCCAGGCGCTTCTCCAGGTCGGACAGCTCGTCGGCCATCTGCTGGGGCAGGCGCTCACCGATGAACTCGTAGTGACCACGGATCAGCTCAACCTCGTCGCGCCATGACTCGTTGTCGACATCGAGGATCTTGGCCATCGTCTCGTCGTCGAGGTCGAGGTGGCTGAGGTCGAGCGAGTCGGTCGTGGGGATGTTGCCGATGGCGGTCTCCTCGGCGTCAGCGGTGCCGTTGAGGCGCTCGACGACCCACTTGAGCACCCGGGAGTTCTCGCCGAAACCGGGCCACATGAACGAACCGTCGTCGTCCTTGCGGAACCAGTTGACCCAGAACAGCTTGGGCAGCTTGTCGGCGTCGGTCGCCTTGCCGATCTCGAGCCAGTGGTTGAAGTAGTCGCCCACGTTGTAGCCCATGAAGGGCAACATGGCGAAGGGGTCGAAGCGGACGTCGCCCACCTTGCCGGCCGCCGCTGCGGTCTTTTCCGAGCTCATGATCGAGCCGAGGAACACGCCGTGCTGCCAATCGAAGCTTTGGGTCACCAGGGGTACGTTGGTGGCGCGGCGGCCGCCGAAGAGAATGGCCGAGATTGGCACACCCTCCGGGTTTTCCCAGTCAGCGGAGATCGAAGGCGTCTGCGATGCCGGCGAGGTGAAGCGGGCGTTGGGATGGGCGGCGTTGGTGTCCGACTCGGGGGTCCAGTCGTTGCCCTTCCAATCGATCAGGTGAGCGGGCGGTTCGTCGGTCATGTCCTCCCACCACACGTCGCCGTCGTCGGTGAGGGCCACGTTGGTGAAGATCGAGTTCTTGGCCAGCGACTGCATGGCGTTGAAATTGGACTCGTCGGAGGTTCCCGGCGCCACGCCGAAGAAGCCCGCCTCGGGGTTGATCGCCCGCAGGCGGCCCTCGTCGTCGAACTTCATCCATGCGATGTCGTCGCCGATGGTCTCCACCGTCCACCCGGGCAGGGTGGGGACGAGCATCGCCATGTTGGTCTTGCCGCACGCCGACGGGAAGGCCGCAGCGATGTAGGTCTTCTCACCCTCGGGCGAGGTGAGCCCGAGGATCAGCATGTGCTCGGCCATCCAGCCCTGATCGCGGCCCATCGTCGAGGCGATGCGCAGCGCAAAGCACTTCTTGCCCAGCAGGGCGTTGCCGCCGTAACCGGAACCGTAGGACCAGATCTCCTTGGTTTCGGGGAAGTGGCTGATGTACTTGGTCTCGTTGCACGGCCAGGTGACGTCGGGGCGCTCCTTGCCGTCGGCGTCGACGAGCGGGTAGCCCACCGAGTGCAGGGCGGGCACAAACTCGCCGTCCTCGCCGAGCACGTCGAGTGCGCCCTGGCCCATGCGGGTCATGATTGCCATGTTGGTGGCCACGTAGGCCGAGTCGGTCAGCTCCACGCCGATGTGGGCGATGGGGGAGCCGAGCGGGCCCATCGAGAACGGCACCACGTACATGGTGCGACCACGCATGGCGCCCCGGTACAGCTCGAGCATCTCGGCCTTCAGCTCGGAGGGCTCGCGCCAGTGGTTGGTGGGACCGGCGTCGATCTCCTTTTCGCTGGCGATGAAGGTGCGGTCCTCCACCCGGGCGACGTCGTCAGGGTCGGACAGGGCAAGGTAGCTGTTGGGGCGCTTGGCCTCGTTCAGCCTGGTGAAGACGCCCTCGTCAACCAACAAC includes these proteins:
- a CDS encoding AMP-binding protein, with protein sequence MELSPTFLIETANRLGAAAQNVMEVARFGGLETDEEPSPFEVTCEQRNYRLRRYFPALAPNTKARRLARPPVVLVPPLMLSADVYDVAPGISAVAHLAAAGVDPWVVDFGAPEKEEGGLERTLTDHVLAVSDAVDRVREVTGRDVHLGGYSQGGMFCYQAAAYRRSAGLTSVVTFGSPADTSGMIPFGIPEEVAGRVLGLLADNLQFWGLPSWASSLGFKLMDPLKSLRSRIDFVTQLHDREALLPRERQRRFLMGDGWVAWPAPALADFMRQFVEHNRMLQGGFVIEDRTVTLADISVPVLTFIGEVDEIAPTAAVRAVHKAAPRAEIYETSMRAGHFGLVVGSKAATVTWPTVAAWALWRDGHGEQPGNVAPAGDGVQSQTDAVPSSERAAFNLNLATTVGLNMARTAVGTVVDTGKTVQSLGSQAIGQLPRLARLEQVDHNTRISMGTLLDEQASRHGDDPFFLFEGRSHTYGDAKVRIDNVVRGLISVGVRQGEHVGVLMGTRPSGLAAVAALSRLGAIAVMLRPGPDIAREVRLGEVDRIVADPENGALAAAATSVPVFVLGGGGDERDLGPTVTDMERIDPDAVRIPAWYLANPGRAEDLAFILFTGGGDKIRINHITNRRWALSAFGTASAAALSSRDTVYSVTPIHHPSGLLTSIGGAVAGGSRLALATHFDPATFWDEVRRYGVTIVSYTWTLVRDLVEAPPDPAERHHPVRMFIGSGMPAGLWKQVMDRFAPATVLEFYASTEGSAVLVNLNGRKVGAKGRPLPGSAEVRLARYDVLGERLVEGPDGFAVECDVGETGVLLAQARRASGIMAVTPLRGLFRRNDSWIATDDLFHRDEDGDFWLDDHVPAVIHTAQGPVPSVPIEDALGQLDEVSLAAAYGVIADRVGADADAEVAVAAVTLSGDHELDAAKLSNALSCLPLTERPSIVHVVDDIERTAWFRLRKFALRQAGLPSGGVQLHLDHTTGRYSASR
- a CDS encoding wax ester/triacylglycerol synthase family O-acyltransferase encodes the protein MTTTERLSPLDASFLHLENEFAHMHIGSTSIFEGPPPPFEQVRALLESKLDDIPRYRQIARFVPFDLGRPVWVDDAHFNVDYHVRHTALPSPGGDEQLRLLVARLMSQQLDRARPLWEIWIVEGLDDDRWALVSKVHHAMVDGVSGAELLATMLDVSPDVVEPIPSAWSPRPAPGNVELATEAVADLVRSPYEQVRALRAATRVPRQALDHLKEIGAGLSSLTGVLSATPESSLNGPIGPHRRYVWTSVSVDDIKKVRGALGGSFNDVVLATVTRGFRALLRSRGESTDRVVRTLVPVSIRPRDDGEMATGDGTMENKVSAMFAELPVMLEDPGETLSAMSAQMSDLKDSKQAVAGEALTSMAGFTPPMVLALSERVVARGAQRNVNTVTTNVPGPQLPLYSVGRRMVAVYPYVPLAGQVRVGVAMFSYDGTVYFGITGDFDSCEDLEVLSDGIEAGMEDLLFLARQRA
- a CDS encoding rhomboid family intramembrane serine protease, with the translated sequence MATDPSSITPAGSAAEGGPLAEVPTWLRPVAPVVVMLAIMWVVEVIDIPLRGRLDRFGVHPRELAGLPGIVFAPFLHAGFGHLIANTLPFLVLGAVVAYAGLRQFILVTAIVMAGSGLGMWLFGTSNSVQIGASGLVFGYLTYLLTRGFIAQKLSWILGALVIGLFYGSLLWGLIPRHGVSFSGHLFGAISGVAAAWILHRSGADPVDDLP
- a CDS encoding cation:proton antiporter regulatory subunit, translated to MGRVTESELPGVGARFDLTTDNGDQLGVVVHRSGRRDFAIYDKDDPDACRAQVHLEEHEARDLAELLGGSRLSEEAARLRTQVAGITLDWLTVEPGAPWAGITVGAADVRSVTGVSIVAIIRNGEPSPSPGPEDHFEVGDTVFAIGMPDGLEVLAARLSS
- a CDS encoding cation:proton antiporter, with amino-acid sequence MNQILLASAGADVARAFIELGVLLIGLGLLARLSYRIGISPIPAYLAAGLIFGTGGLIELNFAEDFIDLASEIGVLLLLFVLGLEYTGAELTDGLKNGWRAGFVDVALNFTPGFAAGMLLGWGPVGGLMLAGITYISSSGVVSKLLSDLDRMANRETPAVLAVLVFEDLVVAAYLPVLGVLLVGGSLLSGAVSVGVALSVTTLALVMAIRFGGPISKVMASRSDEALLLSVMGVILVVGGLVEQVQVSSAIGAFLVGIALSGEVRARAERMLVPLRDLFAALFFVLFSLRIDPSDLPPVLVTAAVLAVVTTITKISTGRFAAGQLGVGPKGRDRAGMELVARGEFSIVIAGLAAGTAVDPALPPTAAAYVLILAVLGPLLAKFNPPIPSLASMKELLNQRRDREGAVTP
- a CDS encoding CoA transferase; amino-acid sequence: MSGPLNGIKIVEIAGIGPAPFAAMMLADMGADIVRIDRAGNVSGGSPELPPGDLLTRGRRSVGVDLKSPEGVEVVLQLIETADAFLEGFRPGVAERLGIGPDEALARNPKLVYGRMTGWGQDGPYAPMAGHDINYIALAGALAHLGRAGEAPTPPINLVGDFGGGGMLMALGLCAALLETGRSGEGQVVDAAMVDGTASLMTMIWSFQAMGIWTDERGTNMLDTAAHFYDTYRTADDKWVSIGSIEPQFYAELLRLTGLEGEDLPHQMDQTAWAELKDKLRGVFAAKTRAEWMEIMEGTDVCFAPVLTMSEAAEHPHNVARGTFTEVAGVTQPAPSPRFSRTPGKIRRPPPHAGQHTDEVLAEWLGADTAKVAELRAGGAVA